A stretch of the Arvicanthis niloticus isolate mArvNil1 chromosome 17, mArvNil1.pat.X, whole genome shotgun sequence genome encodes the following:
- the LOC117722643 gene encoding cysteine-rich secretory protein 1-like, with product MASMLVLLFLAAVLPPSLLQDDYENNGLEVLSTTKTSVQEEIVNKHNELRRMVSPSASDLLKMEWNYDVQVNAQDWADKCTYSHSPIELRTTNLKCGENLFMSNYLAPWSSVIQDWYDEVNDFAFGSGPKERGSKVGHYTQVVWNSTFQVACGVAECPGNSLRFLYVCQYCPAGNYVRRLYTPYTKGEPCASCPDDCEDGLCTNSCGEEDRYSNCGDLKKMLTCDDQILKEGCKATCLCEGKIH from the exons aATAATGGTCTTGAGGTTTTGTCAACCACAAAAACATCAGTCCAGGAAGAGATTGTAAACAAGCACAACGAATTGAGACGAATGGTTTCTCCATCTGCTAGTGACTTACTAAAAATG gaATGGAACTATGATGTTCAAGTGAATGCTCAAGATTGGGCAGACAAGTGCACATACAGTCACAGTCCTATAGAACTCAGGACAACCA ATTTAAAATGTGGTGAGAATTTGTTCATGTCAAATTACCTTGCACCGTGGTCTTCTGTAATCCAAGACTGGTATGATGAAGTCAATGATTTTGCCTTTGGTTCAGGCCCAAAGGAACGTGGTAGTAAAGTTGGACATTATACTCAG GTTGTTTGGAATTCAACTTTTCAAGTTGCATGTGGAGTTGCTGAATGCCCTGGAAACTCATTGAGATTCTTATATGTTTGTCAGTATTGTCCTGC TGGCAATTATGTAAGAAGACTATATACACCTTACACAAAAGGAGAACCTTGTGCCAGTTGTCCTGATGACTGTGAAGATGGGCTGTGCA CCAATAGTTGTGGAGAAGAAGATAGATATTCTAACTGTGGAGACCTGAAGAAGATGCTAACCTGTGACGATCAAATTCTTAAAGAAGGTTGCAAAGCAACCTGCCTCTGTGAAGGCAAAATTCATTAA